TACAAATTATACGATCACCGTAACAATGAGTAACGGCGATACCTATGACTCAACAATCAGAACCCAGTTCCAGGAACTTCATACCTTCAATATTCCTGCTACTTTTAATCATACAGATAGCGTGCAGGTAACATGGGAAGAGGTTATTCAGGATTATCCTATGAGTATAGAATTTTCGTACGATGACGGAGATGATGTCGGAGTTGTATATGTAGATATCCCGGAAGACAGTGTTGATACAGGAAGTTATACAATACCGCCCGATAATTTTACTGAACTTGCAGGGAAAACATGCAAGGCAAAGCTTATCTCGGAGAAACAAGGCGCAGCAAATGAGCATTTTAAAGAAACTGCATCCATATCATCGAAAATTGCTATAATCGAAGAGTGTCACATTAACTAACCTTCTTTTTAATGTTCCATTTCCTTTTGCAGGCAGATCGATCGGTCTTTCTGTTCTTTAATAAAACACTATCCAACGGTTTTTTTGATAAGATATTTCCTGTCATTACAGAGCCGAGAAACTGGCTGATCGTTATCCTCATCGCACTTATTTTCTTTGTCATTAAGGAAAAGAAAAGAGCGATTGGAGTACTTGTGGTTGTTGTCATAGCAGTTGCCCTTTCTGATCTTATTGCTTATAGGATAATAAAAGCCCTTGTGGGTAGATACCGTCCGTGCCATCCTGAATTTTTTGTAGATGGGGGTAATTTTCTCATTGGTATGAAAACGTCATTCTCATTTCCCTCCAACCATGCCATGAATATGTTCACGGCAGCAACGGTTTTTTCGTGTTTTTACAATAAATACGCCGGATACTTCTTTGGATTTGCTGTTTTAATCGGATTTTCACGCATTTATGTGGGTGTTCATTTTCCGCTTGATATCATTGGAGGTGCGGTATTTGGCATGATCCTGGGTATCGTAGTGTATTTGGCTTATTGCAGGTTAGAAGTTCTTGTCAAACATCATATGAAAAAGAAAACAATAAATGAAGATAACTCCAAGCCAGAAAGCTGAGTTTCAAAAAGAAGTATACTCATTTTATACAGCGCATAAAAGGGATTTTCCATGGCGAAATACTGATGATCCATATTGTATTTTTGTTTCGGAAATAATGCTCCAGCAAACACAAACGGATAGAGTAATAGAAAAATATAATGAATTTATAAAAAATTTCCCAAATTTTGAAACACTCGCAAAAAGCGCTTTCCCCGATGTCCTGAGCGTATGGAAAGGACTTGGTTATAATCGTCGTGCAAAATGGATACATGAGTGTGCGAAAACAATCGAAAAGATACATGACGGGATTTTACCAGGTGAAGCAGAAGAGCTCGAATCGTTACCCGGAATTGGAAAAGCAACAGCACGTTCTTTGCTTGCATTCGCATATAATAAAGATGTCCTGTTTATAGAAACTAATATCAGGACGGTGTATATACATTACTTCTTTGAAGAGAAGGACGACATTCATGATAATGAAATTCTCGAATTGCTCAATCAAACATATGATAAGGGGCATGCACGGGAATGGTATTCTGCACTCATGGATTACGGCGCTTTTCTTAAAAAGGAAATTGGAAATCTCAATAACCGCAGCAGGCACTATAATAAACAGTCAAAATTTGAGGGTTCGGACAGGCAGATACGCGGAAGATTGCTTGATATTTTGCTTAAAGAGCAGAAAATAACGATTGAAGATGTTGCGGGAATACTTAATGAAGATACAGAAAGAGTTCAAAGAATCGTTAGGGATATGGTCAATGAGAAATTGATCAAGACAAACAAAAACGGGGTATTAGGTCTTTAGTTTTTTCTTCTTAGCTGCTGGGAAAAGGATATTATTGAGGATGAGTCTGTAGCCGGGAGAGTTTTTATGCAACTCTAATAGTGTTGGGGGATCGCCGATCCTATGCTGATAGTCCTCAGGATCATGTCCGCCATAGAATGTATATGTTCCTCTTCCAAAATTTCCATGGAGATATTTTACTTCATTAGCACCTTCTACCTCACCAAGAATTATGGCACTTTTCTTAACAAATTCCTTGTGATAAGAAGTTGTTTGTCCGAGGAATCCATTCACAACATTAACATGACATTGTGTCAGCATTGTCGGTACTGGATCATACTTTGCAGAAAATTGAAATAAGGTAAAATAGTCTGCTTCTGCTCCTCTTATCTGTGCATAATTGCTTGCATCGATACTTGAGAATTCATATTCGTATGGATTTTTAACTAGGGTAAAGTTTTCAAATGCAAAGGTTCTATCAAAGTCGAGTTTTTTCTCAGCATGAGCATCGATAGGATCACCGTCAAAGGGTACATCGCAGATATCGATACCAGCTGCAGCTTGTGCAATATCATAGGTGTCGGTCGCAGCACACATCGCAAAAAGAAATCCACCGTTTCGAACATATTCCCGGATCATCTCTACAACGGCTTGTTTGAGTTGCCAGACCTTTGCGAATCCAAGTTCGCGAGCAAGCTCTTCATCGATTTCCTTGATCTTCTTGTACCAGTCTGTGCTGTGGAATCCTGCATAAAATTTACCGAACTGACCGGTAAAATCTTCGTGATGAAGATGAAGCCAATCATATTCTTCCAGTTTTCCTTGTAACACTTCTATGTCATAAATCGTATCATACGGTATCTGAGCATACGTAAGTGCAAGCGTGACAGCATCATCCCATGGCTCTCCTGCAAATCCCTTTACCTGCCCGGCTTTGCTTTCCGGCAATGTATAGACTGCAATCTTTGGTGCTTTTTCAAGATGTACAACATCCATGTTCGATTTCTGGATCGTCTGCTCGATCGCAAGATAGTCCATTGGAGAAACCAATTCGTAAGACACACCTCTTAGGCGGCACAGAGATTCGATGTCTTCGGATTCAGGTAATAGAAATGAACCATCCCTATAATTTAACAGCCACTTGCCGTCATATCCGTTTTCAAGAGCATTATATACAATCCCATATGACTTTAGATGATCGGTTTGGGAGAAGTCCATCGGAATGAGAATATCTGACCAGCCCAATACTGGTAATAAAATTATGAATACGAGAAGTGCTGTTTTTTTCATTTATACGAACTCTCTTAATATTTCATCAGACACAAAGAGTGCTTTACGGGTTAATTTCAGGTGATCATCCACAATTGTCAAATATCCAAGTTTTGAATATGTCTCAATCGTGTGTTTATATTCTTTTTCAAGATCAAATCCATAACGTGTTTTTATTGAGGACAATGAAATTCCTCTTCTCATTCTCAGACCAAGAAATATTAAATCTGAGATATATTCTCGAGTAGGGATCTCCTTTTTACTCTTTACGATCGGAAGTTCATTTTGTATCGAATGTATATAGCGATTTACATCAGAAATATTTGCGTATCGGGTCATATTGTAATAAGAATGAGCTGAAGCACCAAAACCAACATACTCTTTTCCCATCCAATATGAAGTATTGTGTTGTGATTCATATCCTCGAAGAGCAAAATTAGATATTTCATACTGTTGGATGTTATGAGATTCCAAAAATGAAATCATAGAATAGTACATATCTCGTTGGGAATCTTCATCAGGGAATGGAAGCTGATCTTTGATGTTATAAAGAGGAGTGTTTTTCTCAACAGAAAGGCAATATGATGAAATATGCATAGGATGAAGCTCAATCGCGCGCAAGATACTTTTTCTCCATGAATCGCAGGTTTGCCCCGGAATGCCGTACATCAGATCGAGTGAATAATTTAGCGTGCAATATTCAGCAACACATTCCACTGCTTGTTCAATTTCTTCAGCAGAATGAATGCGGCCAAGTAATTTCAATTCATTATCATGAAAGGACTGCGCGCCGATACTTATTCGATTGATGCCCAGCGTTTTCCAATCCTGAGCTTTTATCCGGTTTATCGTGGATGGATTTGCTTCGAGTGTTATTTCTGCATTTTTATCAATATGAAAAGTATGAGCAATCTTAGAAATGATAGGGAATAGTTGAAAAAAAGAAAGCAACGATGGAGTTCCACCACCGAAATACACGGATTTTACGATGTAATCGTTTCCTTTGAATTTCCCAATCTCTTTTATCAATCCCCTCATGTATTTCTCAACAATTTGTGTATCATATGCGATGGAATAGAAATTACAGTAGCTGCATTTTTGAAGGCAAAATGGTATATGAATATAGATTGAAATTTCTTTCACAGCAAAATATTTAAATAAAGTAAGCAGGATTTATTTTGGGATCTTGAGTATCCTATTCCACCTTATCTTATGATGATCTCCCATCGACCAGTAAATGATCATAGGTATACCCTTAATATATTCTCTTTCGAGAAAACCCCAGTAGCGTGAATCATTGCTGTTATCTCGATTATCTCCCATTACAAAGTAGCAGCTATCAGGCACAACAACAGGCCCGAAATTATCCCTGCTTCCCATAAATTCATTGTTGATGTAGAGGCGTCCCTGTTCGCGGGGTATGATACGAAAATCAGTATGCTGAACGTACTTCTCTTTTACATAATTTCCATTTACATACACATTCTTATCGATGATCTGAATTGTATCTCCGGGTAGACCAATGATTCGTTTAATGAAATCCCGGCGTTTATAGAATTTGAAGAAGAAGTTCTTTTTATCCCAATAAATCGGACGGATCAGCTTGGTATAGCGGTCTGTAGGCTCCGGGTCGTATGGATCAAATGGGAATTTAAAGATGACGGGCTCGAACTGCTTTGGTTCTCGAAACCAATACACGAATTTATTTGCGATAAGCTGATCCCCTTTGAGAAAGGTGCTTTCCATGGATTCTGACGGTATAAGAAATGTCTCGATTATAAATGTCCGAATAATGATCGCAGCGATACCCGCAAAAACGATTGCTTCAATCCATTCACGGAGTGCAGATCTTTTCTTCATTTTACCTTTTTTATCAGCTTTTATGTCTTTTGGTTTTGCCATTCAGTTCGTCCTAAT
This region of Candidatus Cloacimonadota bacterium genomic DNA includes:
- the lepB gene encoding signal peptidase I, coding for MAKPKDIKADKKGKMKKRSALREWIEAIVFAGIAAIIIRTFIIETFLIPSESMESTFLKGDQLIANKFVYWFREPKQFEPVIFKFPFDPYDPEPTDRYTKLIRPIYWDKKNFFFKFYKRRDFIKRIIGLPGDTIQIIDKNVYVNGNYVKEKYVQHTDFRIIPREQGRLYINNEFMGSRDNFGPVVVPDSCYFVMGDNRDNSNDSRYWGFLEREYIKGIPMIIYWSMGDHHKIRWNRILKIPK
- a CDS encoding asparagine synthetase B; protein product: MKKTALLVFIILLPVLGWSDILIPMDFSQTDHLKSYGIVYNALENGYDGKWLLNYRDGSFLLPESEDIESLCRLRGVSYELVSPMDYLAIEQTIQKSNMDVVHLEKAPKIAVYTLPESKAGQVKGFAGEPWDDAVTLALTYAQIPYDTIYDIEVLQGKLEEYDWLHLHHEDFTGQFGKFYAGFHSTDWYKKIKEIDEELARELGFAKVWQLKQAVVEMIREYVRNGGFLFAMCAATDTYDIAQAAAGIDICDVPFDGDPIDAHAEKKLDFDRTFAFENFTLVKNPYEYEFSSIDASNYAQIRGAEADYFTLFQFSAKYDPVPTMLTQCHVNVVNGFLGQTTSYHKEFVKKSAIILGEVEGANEVKYLHGNFGRGTYTFYGGHDPEDYQHRIGDPPTLLELHKNSPGYRLILNNILFPAAKKKKLKT
- a CDS encoding A/G-specific adenine glycosylase, with the translated sequence MKITPSQKAEFQKEVYSFYTAHKRDFPWRNTDDPYCIFVSEIMLQQTQTDRVIEKYNEFIKNFPNFETLAKSAFPDVLSVWKGLGYNRRAKWIHECAKTIEKIHDGILPGEAEELESLPGIGKATARSLLAFAYNKDVLFIETNIRTVYIHYFFEEKDDIHDNEILELLNQTYDKGHAREWYSALMDYGAFLKKEIGNLNNRSRHYNKQSKFEGSDRQIRGRLLDILLKEQKITIEDVAGILNEDTERVQRIVRDMVNEKLIKTNKNGVLGL
- the hemW gene encoding radical SAM family heme chaperone HemW — encoded protein: MKEISIYIHIPFCLQKCSYCNFYSIAYDTQIVEKYMRGLIKEIGKFKGNDYIVKSVYFGGGTPSLLSFFQLFPIISKIAHTFHIDKNAEITLEANPSTINRIKAQDWKTLGINRISIGAQSFHDNELKLLGRIHSAEEIEQAVECVAEYCTLNYSLDLMYGIPGQTCDSWRKSILRAIELHPMHISSYCLSVEKNTPLYNIKDQLPFPDEDSQRDMYYSMISFLESHNIQQYEISNFALRGYESQHNTSYWMGKEYVGFGASAHSYYNMTRYANISDVNRYIHSIQNELPIVKSKKEIPTREYISDLIFLGLRMRRGISLSSIKTRYGFDLEKEYKHTIETYSKLGYLTIVDDHLKLTRKALFVSDEILREFV
- a CDS encoding phosphatase PAP2 family protein, with translation MFHFLLQADRSVFLFFNKTLSNGFFDKIFPVITEPRNWLIVILIALIFFVIKEKKRAIGVLVVVVIAVALSDLIAYRIIKALVGRYRPCHPEFFVDGGNFLIGMKTSFSFPSNHAMNMFTAATVFSCFYNKYAGYFFGFAVLIGFSRIYVGVHFPLDIIGGAVFGMILGIVVYLAYCRLEVLVKHHMKKKTINEDNSKPES